One Onychostoma macrolepis isolate SWU-2019 chromosome 10, ASM1243209v1, whole genome shotgun sequence genomic region harbors:
- the LOC131548003 gene encoding protein mono-ADP-ribosyltransferase PARP14-like — translation MDEYHYPIIVEGNWESEHAKSVKNKLQIHFQSKKKSQGGDCVLQYNDKSNSATILFKSSVIRDSVLSKAEHIITIDNQQIKLKVYKPSDVEEQTGSTGQQMVRRCGYQEPNQSASQTDVNVKKPQESGAVVLENLPDDVKHDVLNLLVENISRLPQNDFSMELIPELRKAVVTFKNTNAAEKFLQESRTHEKFKQYNLRACALERSTCVRVENLPAEANNDKMLLDLYFEKWGGPVEEVITIPSDQAAIIIFKEEEAKERVLKQENNICNVPVKIYPYFKSLDTILYGGNRPHLKRPEPITISVHPAIREFILKKGQISSIKDQMSSHFCHINMDKPEVLLSPDPALLKQTGVTRRDIDGWSKNAIDAFKKIISSYTTSEWPVSPALWSTVESDIRKVVKDQVFTDLDASKGVLTLAGMTHEIIGLKPIMEKFLERATNQMVREQNSVTEYLEISPALYSLLEQDGLKAVYPHLHIDYNKKMNRLVLSGLDKETLAIKNWVLEKKIHMKQKHLQINCSILEFLRSVDCDEMSRDLFISHGITAVYTTENGDVVVIGSTERALNEAEKRLNTVLTSKHLIVEDQGVFEMTEWQDLTKQQENSFSTFKKRSVFIKVSKNRDKVTVTGFREPVMQVSEDLGYFIEKHGRTEETVRVKSLAVSEFIEVRKSQDWQHFTKSNELKVSFDPKRPWIKLSGKHTFVQPAVTLFKKLADDLCTDRLIIKSAGAKKYFLEQGKTMFSMLLKEKRFMVVLQEDDMLDAEEDKFTEGSFEDIGQVSCEVRIPGGVTITVRKADICKIKVDAVVNAANEDLKHIGGLALALLQAAGPSLQQYCDLHTEVNGPLKSGEAIITDAGRLPCKYVVHAVGPRFTDSDRRTTVQRLRCAVRESLNQASSKNCSSIAIPVISSGIFGCPLDLCTESIAKELCEYIEYHNHRGSNSTLTEIHLVDNNGDTVKAMTQAIRKEFAAYNPKMTFPHQAKPHGHSNYVQEYHGHGRGNYNQINQQFERPKSQGDFEGQHSMLSVLETKTTQKGLKIILSKGNIQNAHADIIVNTISEDLDLRKGAISQALLQTAGHQLQSEITRVARSKKVNYGEMVITDGYKLKCQKVFHIVCPFWKQGSGDKILSQIIKDCLKKAEKWRMASVVFPAIGTGNLGFPKDLVARIMLTEVQDFKPTNLREVTVIVHPSDKESVECFTSVFRHGIQGQAHRYDLPKNNTSGKSAQKSELGGKVSSPSHGVHSMQLDQVTLEVSSGDITKEKTGVIVNSSNQTFSLKAGVSKAILAAAGVQVEKECSQIVRSSNMQKTEIVTSAGRLPCRNIIHVIGRSSPSDIKDVVLSVLKLCEARQITSVAFPALGTGAVHFF, via the exons ATGGACGAATATCATTATCCCATCATTGTAGAGGGAAACTGGGAGTCTGAACACGCTAAAAGTGTGAAAAATAAACTTCAGATTCATTTTCAGAGCAAGAAAAAATCTCAGGGAGGAGACTGTGTCTTGCAATATAATGACAAGAGCAACTCTGCTACTATTCTGTTCAAATCATCTGTCA TCCGAGATAGCGTGCTCTCAAAGGCAGAACACATTATTACTATTGACAATCAACAAATCAAGCTGAAAGTGTACAAACCCAGCGATGTAGAGGAACAGACAGGCAGCACTGGACAACAA ATGGTCCGGAGGTGTGGATATCAGGAACCAA ATCAAAGTGCCTCTCAGACTGATGTGAATGTGAAGAAGCCTCAAGAGTCAGGTGCTGTGGTCCTGGAGAACCTTCCAGATGATGTTAAACACGATGTTTTAAATCTTTTGGTGGAGAACATCAGCAGACTTCCTCAGAATGACTTTAGCATGGAATTAATACCAGAATTAAGAAAAGCTGTTGTGACCTTTAAAAATACCAATG ctgcagaAAAATTCCTTCAGGAAAGCAGGACACATGAAAAGTTCAAGCAGTATAATCTGAGGGCCTGTGCACTGGAGAGAAGCACATGTGTGCGGGTGGAGAATCTTCCAGCTGAGGCCAACAACGATAAGATGCTGCTGGACCTGTATTTTGAGAAATGGGGTGGTCCAGTAGAGGAAGTTATCACAATTCCATCAGACCAAGCAGCCATTATCATCTTTAAGGAGGAAGAAG CCAAAGAGAGAGTTTTGAAGCAAGAGAATAACATCTGTAATGTTCCAGTCAAGATATATCCCTACTTTAAATCACTGGATACAATCTTGTATGGTGGCAACAGACCACATTTGAAGCGGCCTGAACCCATTACAATCAGTGTACATCCTGCCATCAGGGAGTTCATTCTCAAGAAAGGGCAGATTTCCTCCATTAAAGACCAGATGAGCTCACACTTCTGCCACATAAACATGGACAAACCTGAAGTTTTGCTCAGTCCTGATCCAGCATTACTGAAACAGACAGGAGTTACCAGAAGAGACATTGATGGCTGGAGTAAGAATGCCATTGATGCCTTTAAGAAAATCATCTCAAGCTACACAACATCCGAGTGGCCGGTGTCACCCGCCTTGTGGTCTACAGTAGAAAGTGATATTAGGAAAGTAGTGAAAGATCAGGTATTTACAGATTTGGATGCCTCCAAAGGGGTGCTGACACTGGCAGGAATGACTCACGAGATAATTGGATTGAAACCCATCATGGAGAAATTTTTAGAGAGAGCAACAAATCAAATGGTTAGAGAGCAGAACAGTGTGACTGAGTATTTGGAGATTTCTCCTGCCTTGTACTCTTTGCTCGAACAAGATGGCCTGAAGGCTGTTTATCCACATCTGCACATTGActacaacaaaaaaatgaacagaTTAGTTCTATCAGGGCTTGATAAAGAAACTCTTGCCATCAAAAATTGGGTCCTTGAGAAGAAAATACATATGAAACAGAAGCACTTACAGATTAACTGTTCAATCCTGGAGTTTCTGAGATCAGTGGATTGTGACGAAATGTCCAGAGACCTCTTCATATCTCATGGAATAACTGCTGTCTACACAACGGAAAATGGAGATGTTGTTGTGATTGGAAGCACAGAAAGAGCACTTAATGAGGCAGAGAAGAGGTTAAATACAGTTCTCACATCCAAACACCTCATTGTAGAAGATCAGGGAGTCTTTGAAATGACAGAGTGGCAGGATCTCACAAAACAGCAGGAAAATTCATTCAGTACTTTCAAAAAGAGATCTGTGTTTATAAAAGTCTCTAAAAACAGAGACAAAGTAACAGTGACGGGATTCAGAGAACCAGTGATGCAGGTCAGTGAGGACTTAGGATATTTCATTGAGAAACACGGTAGAACTGAAGAAACTGTTCGTGTCAAATCACTTGCGGTATCAGAATTCATAGAAGTCAGAAAATCACAAGATTGGCAGCATTTTACTAAGTCTAATGAGttgaaagtgagttttgatcCAAAGAGACCCTGGATTAAACTGTCTGGAAAGCACACATTTGTCCAGCCAGCTGTGACTCTATTTAAAAAGTTGGCAGATGATCTCTGCACAGACAGACTGATCATTAAAAGCGCAGGAGCAAAGAAGTACTTCTTGGAGCAGGGTAAAACTATGTTCTCAATGCTGTTAAAGGAAAAAAGATTTATGGTGGTTCTACAGGAAGATGATATGCTGGATGCAGAGGAAGATAAATTCACTGAAGGTAGTTTTGAAGATATTGGCCAGGTCTCTTGTGAGGTTCGAATACCAGGTGGAGTAACTATTACTGTCAGGAAGGCAGATATTTGCAAGATCAAAGTTGATGCTGTGGTCAATGCTGCTAATGAAGATCTGAAGCACATTGGTGGATTAGCTTTAGCACTTCTTCAAGCTGCTGGACCAAGTCTGCAACAATATTGTGACCTACACACAGAAGTAAATGGGCCTCTGAAGTCTGGAGAAGCTATCATCACTGATGCTGGTCGTCTTCCCTGTAAGTATGTGGTGCACGCTGTTGGACCTCGCTTCACCGATTCAGACAGACGTACCACTGTGCAACGCCTGAGATGTGCTGTGAGGGAAAGTCTGAACCAAGCGTCAAGCAAAAACTGCTCTTCTATTGCAATTCCAGTTATTAGCTCAGGGATATTTGGTTGTCCTCTTGATCTTTGCACTGAATCAATCGCCAAGGAGCTGTGTGAATACATCGAATATCATAACCACAGAGGCTCCAATAGCACATTAACTGAAATTCACTTGGTTGACAATAATGGTGACACTGTGAAAGCCATGACTCAAGCTATCAGAAAGGAATTTGCTGCTTATAACCCCAAAATGACTTTCCCTCATCAAGCCAAACCCCATGGGCATAGTAACTATGTACAAGAGTATCATGGCCATGGCCGTGGAAACTACAACCAAATTAACCAACAGTTTGAACGTCCCAAAAGCCAGGGAGACTTTGAAGGACAACACTCAATGTTAAGTGTTCTTGAGACCAAAACTACACAAAAGGGACTAAAAATCATTCTGAGTAAAGGGAACATTCAGAATGCACAT GCCGATATCATTGTAAACACTATATCAGAAGATCTGGACCTCAGAAAAGGTGCCATCTCCCAAGCACTCCTTCAGACTGCTGGTCATCAGCTCCAGTCAGAAATCACCAGAGTTGCTCGCTCAAAGAAGGTGAATTATGGTGAAATGGTCATCACAGATGGTTATAAattgaaatgtcaaaaagtCTTCCATATAGTTTGCCCATTTTGGAAACAAGGCTCAGGAGATAAG ataCTCAGTCAGATAATTAAAGATTGCCTGAAAAAAGCAGAAAAGTGGAGAATGGCTTCAGTCGTCTTCCCAGCTATCGGGACTGGGAATCTTGGCTTTCCTAAAGATCTGGTGGCCAGAATCATGCTGACAGAAGTCCAGGATTTTAAGCCTACAAACCTTCGAGAGGTAACTGTGATTGTGCACCCTTCTGACAAGGAGAGTGTAGAG TGCTTTACCAGCGTCTTTAGACATGGGATTCAGGGTCAAGCACATCGATATGACCTGCCTAAAAATAACACTTCTGGCAAATCAGCTCAGAAATCTG AGCTTGGTGGCAAAGTCTCCTCTCCCTCTCATGGAGTGCACAGTATGCAGCTGGATCAGGTGACTCTGGAGGTTTCTTCAGGAGACATAACTAAAGAAAAAACTGGTGTCATTGTCAACTCCTCAAACCAGACATTTTCACTGAAAGCAG GAGTATCCAAGGCCATATTAGCTGCTGCTGGAGTACAAGTGGAAAAAGAATGTTCACAGATTg TGAGATCATCAAACATGCAGAAAACAGAGATTGTGACTTCAGCTGGGCGACTTCCATGTAGAAACATCATCCATGTTATTGGACGCAGTAGTCCATCTGACATTAAGGATGTTGTTTTGTCTGTTCTGAAGTTATGTGAGGCACGCCAAATTACTTCTGTTGCCTTCCCAGCTCTTGGCACTG